The following coding sequences are from one Sulfitobacter sp. HNIBRBA3233 window:
- the csgH gene encoding curli-like amyloid fiber formation chaperone CsgH, whose protein sequence is MIRSLVLGLVTTLASVSSLSAGSTLALPDIEITPQDTGLLITGHVNGLGDGTVTATLTIDKSDASGRAKTSQSRKIPVSNGSSDTVAQTSLSAQDDLSLRVTLELSADGAPIGIATTTLGAPAE, encoded by the coding sequence ATGATCCGCTCTTTGGTACTCGGACTGGTCACAACCTTGGCAAGTGTATCTTCCCTCTCGGCAGGCAGCACGCTCGCCCTGCCCGATATCGAGATCACGCCGCAGGACACCGGGCTTCTGATCACAGGTCACGTGAACGGGCTGGGAGACGGTACTGTCACGGCGACCCTGACCATCGATAAATCGGATGCCTCCGGACGCGCCAAAACCAGCCAGAGCCGGAAGATCCCGGTCAGCAACGGCAGCAGCGATACAGTTGCACAAACCTCGCTCTCCGCGCAGGATGACCTGAGCCTTCGTGTCACACTTGAGTTGTCGGCAGATGGCGCCCCGATCGGGATCGCGACCACCACACTCGGCGCCCCCGCAGAATAA
- a CDS encoding curli assembly protein CsgF yields the protein MQIFAKAGRASLCAACAALLAGPIAAQDLVYTPINPSFGGNALNSSHLLSIANAQRDATARDANRGNGAGDGVDGGDAGPTDADLFVRQLEGRLLSALAGQVTNAIFGDNPQETGLVTFGTTTVQFDRSLDSITLLITDSLDGTVTEIIVPQLVTGS from the coding sequence ATGCAGATTTTTGCCAAAGCCGGACGCGCGAGCCTGTGTGCAGCATGTGCAGCCCTCCTTGCAGGGCCCATCGCCGCGCAGGATCTCGTCTATACCCCCATCAACCCTTCCTTCGGTGGTAATGCCCTGAATTCCAGCCACCTTCTGTCTATCGCGAACGCCCAGCGCGACGCGACCGCGCGCGATGCCAACCGCGGCAATGGCGCAGGCGACGGTGTGGATGGCGGCGATGCCGGCCCGACCGACGCGGACCTTTTTGTGCGCCAGCTTGAAGGGCGTTTGCTGTCGGCGCTTGCCGGTCAGGTCACCAACGCGATTTTCGGTGATAACCCGCAAGAGACCGGCCTGGTGACATTCGGCACGACGACGGTTCAATTCGACCGGTCCCTCGACAGCATTACCCTGCTGATTACAGATTCACTTGACGGCACCGTGACCGAAATCATTGTCCCCCAGCTGGTTACAGGAAGCTGA
- a CDS encoding PTS sugar transporter subunit IIA, whose amino-acid sequence MNFAKLIPPQGVKVLSSTSSKKRLLCEIGELAEATYDLTASEVVEALLAREALGPTGVGHGVALPHARMEALSEVCGLFVLLEKPVDFGSVDRQPVDIAFSLFAPEDAGVEHLKALALVSRTLRDNAVCSKLRANPNPGTLYTILTEAHNVKAA is encoded by the coding sequence ATGAATTTTGCGAAACTCATTCCGCCGCAGGGCGTGAAGGTGCTTTCTTCGACCAGCAGCAAGAAACGGTTGCTGTGCGAGATTGGCGAGCTGGCAGAAGCAACCTACGACCTGACAGCGAGCGAGGTGGTCGAGGCCCTTCTCGCACGCGAGGCCCTTGGTCCAACCGGTGTGGGGCACGGCGTTGCCCTGCCCCACGCCCGGATGGAAGCATTGTCCGAAGTTTGCGGCCTCTTCGTTCTGCTGGAAAAACCCGTCGACTTCGGATCGGTTGACCGGCAGCCCGTCGATATCGCTTTCAGCCTGTTCGCACCGGAAGACGCGGGCGTCGAACACCTCAAGGCACTGGCGCTGGTGTCGCGCACCTTGCGTGACAATGCCGTGTGTTCAAAACTGCGGGCCAATCCAAATCCCGGAACGCTTTATACGATCCTCACAGAGGCGCATAACGTCAAAGCCGCCTGA
- a CDS encoding PaaX family transcriptional regulator C-terminal domain-containing protein, whose protein sequence is MKPDPYTETVEALLALGGQRVWSLMVTLFGDLAQNEGTAIDGPVLSAVMAAMDIRPEAVRVALHRLRNDGWIISEKRGRTRRHALTPKSRKESAEASARIYAPSGTAEEDWQIALLEDATVAAPEEMAKRGFAPLGPRIYVGGAKAEPPKHALRLEGSDPPGWLGAQLADAMLTDEYAALLPILRTADRRLGAATLTPLQLTVLRCLIVHNWRRIILRHPPLPATLLPEGWAGTLCHAHVHSLLAQLPRPDLSTIRPA, encoded by the coding sequence ATGAAACCAGACCCCTACACCGAAACGGTTGAGGCACTTCTCGCGCTGGGAGGGCAGAGGGTCTGGTCGCTTATGGTCACCCTTTTCGGTGATCTTGCACAGAACGAGGGAACCGCGATCGACGGGCCCGTACTGTCCGCGGTCATGGCCGCGATGGACATCCGCCCCGAAGCCGTGCGCGTGGCGCTGCACCGCCTGCGCAACGATGGTTGGATCATCTCGGAAAAGCGCGGCAGAACCCGCCGCCACGCGCTGACCCCCAAAAGCCGGAAAGAAAGCGCCGAGGCGAGCGCCCGCATCTATGCCCCGTCCGGCACAGCGGAGGAAGACTGGCAGATCGCGCTGCTGGAAGATGCCACTGTGGCCGCACCGGAAGAAATGGCAAAGCGCGGCTTCGCGCCACTGGGCCCGCGCATCTATGTCGGCGGGGCGAAAGCGGAGCCGCCCAAACACGCCCTGAGGCTTGAGGGTTCGGATCCGCCCGGCTGGCTCGGCGCGCAGCTTGCCGACGCGATGCTGACCGATGAATACGCAGCCCTTCTGCCGATCCTGCGAACGGCGGACAGGCGGCTGGGTGCGGCCACCCTTACGCCGCTACAACTGACGGTCCTGCGCTGCCTGATCGTTCATAACTGGCGGCGCATCATCCTGCGACACCCCCCGCTTCCCGCGACCCTTTTGCCCGAAGGTTGGGCGGGAACGCTCTGCCACGCGCATGTTCACAGCCTTCTTGCGCAGCTGCCGCGCCCGGATCTCAGCACAATCCGGCCCGCCTAG
- the hpf gene encoding ribosome hibernation-promoting factor, HPF/YfiA family yields the protein MRYQISGKQIDIGDALQTHVKEELGSAVQKYAERPTDAQVIFSKSGHEYVCEATVHLSTGLTASAKAHATEIYAAFNTCSEKMEKQLRRYKRRLKDHHKERAEPVELLGASAYILASESDAEGEEPDTLQPMIIAEMQTKIATLSVGEAVMQMELSGSPVLVFKKEGKNGVNVVYRRDDGNIGWIDPA from the coding sequence ATGCGGTATCAAATCAGCGGAAAACAAATCGATATCGGCGACGCGCTGCAGACCCACGTCAAAGAAGAACTTGGCAGTGCAGTCCAGAAATACGCTGAACGGCCGACTGATGCTCAGGTGATCTTTTCCAAGTCGGGCCATGAATATGTCTGCGAGGCCACGGTTCACCTGTCGACGGGTCTGACGGCCTCTGCCAAGGCGCACGCGACGGAAATTTACGCCGCCTTCAACACATGCAGCGAAAAGATGGAAAAGCAGCTCAGACGCTACAAGCGACGGTTGAAAGATCATCACAAAGAACGGGCTGAGCCCGTTGAACTTTTGGGGGCCTCCGCGTATATTCTGGCATCTGAATCCGACGCCGAAGGGGAAGAACCAGATACATTGCAGCCGATGATCATCGCCGAGATGCAAACAAAAATCGCTACACTCTCGGTCGGTGAAGCCGTGATGCAGATGGAACTGTCGGGTTCGCCGGTTCTGGTCTTCAAGAAAGAGGGTAAGAACGGCGTCAACGTGGTTTATCGACGTGACGACGGTAATATAGGATGGATTGACCCAGCTTGA
- a CDS encoding ribonuclease D, with translation MTHSVYQNDLPDGLDLGPIVAIDCETMGLNPHRDRLCVVQLSGGDGRAHLVQIAKGQTEAPNLCRLLEDPDTLKLFHFGRFDIAAMLNAFGATAAPVYCTKIASRLIRTYTDRHGLAKLLSELLGIDISKQQQSSDWGAEELTQAQIDYAASDVLYLHKLRDALNDMLLREGRMDIAQACFDFLPMRARLDLEGWPDTDIFAHS, from the coding sequence ATGACTCATAGCGTTTATCAGAATGATCTTCCCGACGGGCTCGACCTTGGTCCGATTGTCGCAATCGATTGCGAGACGATGGGGCTCAACCCGCACCGCGACCGGCTTTGCGTGGTGCAGCTGTCCGGCGGCGATGGCCGCGCGCATCTGGTGCAGATCGCCAAGGGCCAGACCGAGGCACCGAATCTCTGCCGCCTTCTGGAAGATCCCGATACCCTCAAGCTGTTCCACTTCGGACGGTTCGACATCGCCGCGATGCTGAATGCCTTCGGCGCGACCGCGGCGCCGGTATACTGCACCAAGATCGCCAGCCGCCTGATCCGAACCTATACCGACCGCCACGGCCTTGCGAAATTGCTGAGCGAGCTTCTGGGGATCGACATCTCGAAGCAGCAGCAATCCAGTGACTGGGGAGCGGAGGAGCTGACGCAGGCGCAGATCGACTATGCGGCGTCGGACGTTCTGTATCTGCACAAGCTGCGCGACGCCCTGAACGACATGCTTCTGCGCGAGGGGCGCATGGACATTGCGCAGGCCTGTTTCGATTTCCTGCCGATGCGCGCCCGTCTCGATCTTGAAGGCTGGCCCGATACGGACATCTTCGCGCATTCATGA
- the lptA gene encoding lipopolysaccharide transport periplasmic protein LptA: MGLRLLMIAAAAALLSTAALAQGTSVAFGTIAQDTSLPVEVSSDELSVDQDTGTAVFSGNVVIGQGEMRLSAARVMVVYRAEQSGIARLEATGGVTLVSGNDAAEAQRADYSIDTGTIVMTGNVLLAQGQSALSADEMTIRLEDGTARMRGNVRTRLQTGGD; the protein is encoded by the coding sequence ATGGGTCTTCGCCTGCTGATGATCGCCGCTGCCGCGGCACTTCTGTCTACCGCCGCCCTTGCACAGGGCACCAGCGTGGCCTTCGGAACCATCGCACAGGACACCTCGCTCCCGGTCGAAGTTTCTTCGGACGAGCTGTCGGTCGATCAGGACACCGGAACAGCGGTTTTTTCCGGCAATGTCGTCATAGGCCAGGGCGAGATGCGCCTTTCAGCCGCCCGCGTCATGGTCGTGTACCGTGCAGAGCAGAGCGGCATTGCGCGGCTTGAGGCGACCGGCGGTGTGACGCTCGTCTCGGGCAATGATGCCGCAGAGGCGCAGCGCGCCGATTACAGCATCGATACCGGCACCATCGTGATGACCGGCAACGTATTGCTTGCCCAGGGCCAAAGCGCACTCAGCGCGGACGAGATGACAATTCGTCTCGAGGACGGGACAGCGCGGATGCGCGGTAACGTGCGGACCCGGTTGCAGACTGGCGGCGACTGA
- a CDS encoding DUF5927 domain-containing protein — translation MTAQVGVVMLVHTALGRAEQVARHWAASDVPVVIHVDQMVPKKTFEAFQAALSDVRNLMFSKRYRCEWGTWGIVAASQAASEMMLASFAEVRHVYLASGSCLPLRPVKELVDYLADRPRTDFIESATTADVPWTVGGLDEERFTMRFPFSWKRNRFLFDRAVNFQRRFNIRRRIPPGIVPHMGSQWWCLSRQTLSAILQDPERATYDRYFRHVWIPDESYFQTLARLYSTNIESRSLTLSKFDFQGKPHIFYDDHLQLLRRSDCFVARKIWPYADRLYQAFLTDAESAMKRTEPNPGKIDRIFAKAVERRTRGRSGLYMQSRFPNEDWENGVTAAEYSLFQGFAELFENFEPWLHNATGARVHGHLFAPERAHFADGQTTLNGALSDSALQRDYNPEAFLTNLIWNTRGERQCFQFGPMDNQKINWRVAKDPNAQISVITGAWSVPLFKSNLDFADIRRLAARMQKIESDHMDILRSPYAKARVRIWNMAEFIEAPMEPLQGILDEIGQVRIRRLSEAPKMVDLSGFGQFLQNLKNQGMHPYLMGDFPVERGPVASPDVPRKPYLVK, via the coding sequence ATGACCGCGCAGGTGGGCGTTGTGATGCTGGTGCACACGGCACTCGGCCGCGCCGAGCAGGTTGCACGGCACTGGGCCGCGTCGGACGTTCCTGTCGTGATCCACGTCGACCAGATGGTCCCGAAGAAAACATTCGAGGCGTTTCAGGCCGCCCTTTCCGATGTGCGGAACCTGATGTTTTCAAAGCGCTACCGGTGCGAATGGGGAACCTGGGGTATTGTCGCCGCGTCGCAGGCCGCGTCCGAGATGATGTTGGCAAGCTTTGCAGAGGTACGCCATGTCTATCTGGCATCCGGGTCGTGCCTGCCGCTGCGTCCGGTAAAGGAACTGGTCGACTATCTGGCGGATCGTCCCCGCACCGATTTTATCGAAAGCGCGACCACGGCAGACGTCCCCTGGACCGTGGGCGGTCTGGACGAGGAACGCTTTACCATGCGCTTTCCGTTCTCGTGGAAGCGCAACCGTTTTCTCTTCGACCGCGCTGTGAACTTTCAGCGCCGGTTCAATATCCGGCGCCGGATACCGCCGGGCATCGTGCCGCACATGGGGTCGCAATGGTGGTGCCTCTCGCGACAGACCCTGTCCGCGATTCTGCAGGATCCCGAACGTGCGACCTACGACCGATATTTCCGCCACGTCTGGATCCCCGACGAAAGCTATTTCCAGACCCTCGCGCGCCTCTATTCGACCAACATCGAAAGCCGGTCGCTGACGCTGTCGAAATTCGATTTTCAGGGCAAGCCGCACATCTTCTACGATGACCATCTTCAGCTGTTGCGCAGGTCTGACTGTTTTGTGGCGCGCAAGATCTGGCCCTATGCCGACAGGCTGTATCAGGCGTTCCTGACAGACGCCGAAAGCGCGATGAAGCGGACAGAGCCCAACCCCGGAAAGATCGACCGCATTTTCGCCAAGGCCGTCGAACGTCGAACACGCGGGCGATCGGGCCTTTACATGCAGTCGCGGTTTCCCAACGAGGATTGGGAGAACGGCGTCACCGCTGCCGAATACTCTTTGTTTCAGGGCTTTGCAGAACTGTTCGAGAATTTCGAACCTTGGTTGCACAACGCAACGGGGGCCCGCGTCCACGGGCATCTTTTCGCGCCGGAGCGCGCCCATTTCGCCGACGGCCAGACCACGCTGAACGGCGCGCTGAGCGACAGCGCGCTGCAGCGCGATTACAACCCCGAAGCGTTTCTGACGAATTTGATCTGGAACACCCGTGGCGAACGGCAATGTTTCCAGTTCGGTCCGATGGACAACCAGAAAATCAACTGGCGGGTGGCAAAAGACCCCAACGCGCAGATTTCGGTGATTACCGGTGCGTGGTCCGTGCCGCTGTTCAAATCAAACCTCGATTTTGCGGACATCCGGCGTCTGGCCGCCAGAATGCAAAAGATCGAAAGCGACCACATGGACATCCTGCGCTCCCCCTATGCCAAGGCGCGGGTGCGGATCTGGAACATGGCGGAATTCATCGAAGCGCCGATGGAGCCGCTGCAGGGTATTCTTGACGAGATCGGGCAGGTGCGGATCAGGCGCCTGTCGGAAGCGCCGAAGATGGTCGATCTGTCGGGCTTTGGGCAATTCTTGCAGAACCTGAAAAACCAGGGGATGCACCCCTATCTGATGGGTGATTTCCCGGTCGAGCGGGGGCCTGTCGCCAGCCCCGATGTCCCGCGCAAACCATATCTGGTGAAATAG
- the lptB gene encoding LPS export ABC transporter ATP-binding protein: MMPPDLTVSDGDAGLRISHLRKSYRKKVVIRDFSMELHRGEVVALLGPNGSGKTTTFYAVAGLVTPEGGTVLIDGKDATNLPMYRRAQLGIGYLPQEMSIFRGLSVQENILAVLDIAEPSRRKKRKRLEELLSEFSIEHLRRAPALALSGGERRRVEIARCLAADPKYLLLDEPFAGVDPISVGDIRHLVADLKNRGIGVLITDHNVRETLEIVDRAYILHEGRVLMSGTPDEVVQNGDVRRVYLGDNFKIS; the protein is encoded by the coding sequence CTGATGCCACCTGACCTTACAGTATCCGACGGCGACGCAGGTCTGCGCATATCGCATCTGCGTAAATCCTACCGCAAAAAGGTCGTGATCCGCGATTTTTCGATGGAACTGCACCGCGGTGAGGTTGTCGCCCTGCTGGGTCCCAACGGATCGGGCAAGACCACGACATTCTACGCTGTCGCAGGGTTGGTCACGCCCGAAGGCGGCACCGTGCTCATCGACGGCAAGGACGCCACCAACCTGCCCATGTACCGCCGCGCGCAATTGGGCATCGGATATCTGCCGCAGGAAATGAGCATCTTCAGGGGCCTGAGTGTGCAGGAGAATATTCTTGCCGTTCTGGATATTGCCGAGCCGAGCCGGCGCAAGAAACGCAAGCGGCTCGAAGAGCTGCTGAGCGAGTTTTCCATCGAACACCTTCGCCGCGCCCCCGCGCTGGCCCTGTCGGGCGGGGAACGGCGGCGCGTCGAAATCGCGCGCTGCCTTGCGGCAGATCCCAAGTATCTGCTGCTGGACGAGCCCTTCGCCGGCGTCGACCCGATTTCCGTCGGCGACATCCGCCATCTGGTCGCCGACCTGAAAAATCGCGGCATCGGCGTCCTGATCACAGACCACAACGTGCGCGAAACGCTCGAAATCGTGGATCGCGCCTACATCCTGCACGAAGGCCGTGTGCTGATGTCGGGCACGCCGGACGAGGTGGTCCAGAACGGCGACGTGCGCCGCGTCTACCTCGGCGATAACTTCAAGATTTCCTAA
- a CDS encoding CsgG/HfaB family protein has translation MAIRQTLRRLALACVAAGLSACTTMTDLTEGQYQAQFSQITPQNRALREVPAPAHRVTVSVYDFPDLTGQYKEPTNVQSLSRAVTQGGAPMLIKALQDAGERRWFSVLDRSNLESLIRERQIVTEMRRIYRNEQNVNPAALAPLDHSGIILQGGIIGYDSNSMTGGFGARYLGIGGDRQWKLDLVTVSLRAISTNTGEVLASVVVRKPIASVSDRGSIFRYIALDELLEAEAGIATNEPKQIAVEQAIEKAVMALIAEGSELGVWSFADEQAGNSYVANYRAQKYQGEVPATARQIRLPNTRNAAQTVKTRPVSRSAQVTRRVIERRVTPQQQQRAAPPPALPPSGAEPGETVG, from the coding sequence ATGGCAATACGGCAGACACTCCGGAGGCTTGCCCTCGCCTGCGTCGCAGCGGGCCTGAGCGCCTGCACGACCATGACCGATCTGACCGAAGGGCAGTATCAGGCACAATTCAGCCAGATCACCCCGCAGAACCGCGCCCTGCGCGAAGTTCCTGCGCCCGCCCACCGGGTTACCGTGTCGGTCTATGATTTTCCCGACCTCACGGGGCAGTACAAGGAACCCACAAACGTGCAGTCCCTGTCGCGTGCAGTGACGCAGGGCGGCGCGCCCATGCTGATCAAGGCACTGCAAGACGCAGGGGAACGGCGCTGGTTCTCCGTCCTTGACCGGTCGAACCTTGAATCGCTGATCCGCGAGCGTCAGATCGTGACCGAGATGCGCCGCATCTACCGCAACGAGCAAAACGTCAATCCAGCCGCGCTTGCCCCTCTCGATCATTCCGGGATCATCCTGCAGGGCGGGATCATCGGCTACGACAGCAACAGCATGACCGGTGGCTTCGGCGCGCGGTATCTCGGCATCGGCGGCGACCGCCAGTGGAAGCTTGATCTGGTGACCGTGTCGCTGCGGGCGATCTCGACCAACACCGGCGAGGTTCTGGCCTCTGTCGTGGTGCGCAAACCGATCGCATCGGTGTCCGACCGCGGTTCGATCTTCCGCTATATCGCGCTGGACGAGCTGCTTGAGGCTGAAGCCGGTATCGCCACCAACGAGCCCAAGCAGATCGCCGTCGAACAGGCCATCGAGAAAGCCGTGATGGCCCTGATCGCGGAAGGGTCCGAACTGGGCGTCTGGTCCTTTGCCGATGAACAGGCCGGCAACAGCTATGTCGCGAACTACCGCGCCCAGAAATACCAGGGTGAGGTGCCCGCGACCGCACGCCAGATCCGTCTGCCGAACACCCGCAACGCGGCACAGACGGTCAAAACCCGTCCGGTCAGCCGCAGCGCCCAGGTCACGCGCCGCGTGATCGAACGCCGCGTGACACCGCAACAGCAGCAGCGCGCAGCACCGCCACCTGCCCTGCCGCCCTCCGGCGCAGAGCCCGGCGAAACAGTCGGCTGA
- a CDS encoding SH3 domain-containing protein, whose translation MNRITRILLATATAAGLASSAFAQSEQEFIDAFSGEWYVFDPAQHDSADPCALTLQSDRVNDVLPVTTDGCAAPLELVDRWAIREGRIILSTPTAELAVMGGNQFRVTGELNETDTSLVIERAQGDGSSAQIAAALRKHKCYFVGFTQQCAVASDLKIPAVNAEEGFATIETLATINARAQPRRDAASVGNIAQGTRVRVNQCLTASDGPWCRARVGETSVWLAMTALRQDEWPVVTYRLAQPEE comes from the coding sequence ATGAACAGAATTACGCGTATTCTCCTTGCCACGGCCACGGCGGCGGGCCTCGCATCATCGGCTTTCGCGCAATCCGAACAGGAATTCATCGATGCCTTTTCGGGGGAGTGGTATGTATTCGATCCCGCCCAGCATGACAGTGCGGATCCCTGTGCGCTGACGCTGCAATCGGATCGTGTGAACGATGTTCTGCCGGTCACGACAGACGGGTGCGCCGCGCCGCTTGAGCTGGTGGACCGCTGGGCGATCCGCGAAGGCCGCATTATCCTTTCGACGCCCACGGCCGAACTTGCCGTGATGGGCGGCAACCAGTTTCGTGTGACGGGGGAGTTGAACGAAACCGACACCAGCCTTGTCATTGAACGGGCACAGGGGGATGGAAGCAGTGCCCAGATCGCAGCCGCATTGCGCAAGCATAAATGTTACTTTGTGGGCTTCACGCAGCAATGCGCCGTGGCCAGCGATCTGAAAATCCCCGCCGTCAATGCCGAGGAAGGCTTTGCCACCATCGAAACCCTCGCGACGATCAACGCGCGTGCGCAACCGCGCCGCGACGCCGCTTCTGTCGGTAATATCGCGCAGGGCACCCGCGTGCGGGTCAACCAGTGCCTGACGGCATCGGATGGACCGTGGTGCCGCGCCCGCGTGGGCGAGACATCGGTCTGGCTGGCGATGACCGCACTGCGACAGGACGAATGGCCCGTTGTCACCTACCGCCTCGCCCAACCGGAGGAGTGA
- a CDS encoding sulfotransferase family 2 domain-containing protein has protein sequence MTTRFDSFVVFAEMRTGSNFLEANLNSFDGIECHGEAFNPFFIGYPNTSQILGVDQATRDRDPAILLRAIRLQSGKMAGFRYFHDHDPRVLDMVLDDPRCAKIILTRNPLESYVSWKIAQATGQWKLTDVKARKAAQAVFKADEFEAHLEELQSFQITLMNRLQTTGQTAFYVAYEDLQSVEVMNGIAAFLGVPEAIEELDKNLKKQNPSPLSEKVANYGAMTQALARLDRFDLTRTPNFEPRRGPNVPSYVAGVRAPLLYMPLAGGPSQSIRRWLAALDGEKPNALGQKMTQKDLRQWKRKNIGHRSFTVLRHPLLRAHEVFCHRVLNAGQGSFLQLRRTLVRRYKLPLPEEGTEQQIDAATQRACFVAFLEFLKGNLAGQTAIRVDPAWATQAQNIQGFGEFSLPDLILREEDLQQELTALAQRVGYSTVPEISAPEPRGPFALSDIYDDALEALCADVYQRDYMMFGFDRWR, from the coding sequence ATGACGACACGATTCGACAGCTTCGTGGTGTTCGCGGAAATGCGTACGGGATCCAATTTTCTCGAAGCGAACCTGAACTCTTTTGACGGAATCGAATGCCACGGGGAAGCGTTCAATCCGTTTTTCATCGGCTATCCGAACACTTCCCAGATTCTGGGTGTGGATCAGGCAACCCGCGATCGTGACCCGGCGATCTTGTTGCGGGCGATCCGGTTGCAGTCTGGCAAGATGGCGGGATTTCGGTATTTCCACGATCATGATCCGCGCGTTCTGGACATGGTGCTGGATGATCCGCGCTGCGCGAAGATCATTCTGACCCGCAATCCGCTGGAAAGCTACGTCAGCTGGAAGATCGCGCAGGCAACGGGACAGTGGAAGCTGACCGATGTCAAAGCCCGCAAGGCGGCGCAGGCTGTTTTCAAGGCGGATGAATTCGAGGCCCATCTGGAAGAGCTTCAGTCCTTCCAGATCACGCTGATGAACCGCCTTCAGACGACGGGCCAGACCGCTTTCTACGTCGCATACGAGGATCTGCAGAGCGTCGAGGTGATGAACGGCATCGCGGCGTTTCTGGGGGTGCCGGAAGCGATCGAAGAACTGGACAAGAATCTCAAGAAACAAAACCCCAGCCCGCTCAGCGAAAAGGTCGCCAACTACGGGGCGATGACGCAGGCTTTGGCGCGGCTGGACCGGTTCGACCTGACCCGCACCCCGAATTTCGAACCCCGCCGGGGGCCGAACGTGCCGAGCTATGTGGCAGGTGTGCGCGCGCCGCTTCTTTATATGCCGCTGGCAGGGGGGCCGTCGCAGAGCATTCGCCGCTGGCTGGCCGCGCTGGATGGTGAGAAACCCAATGCGCTGGGCCAGAAGATGACCCAGAAGGACCTGCGGCAATGGAAGCGCAAGAACATCGGCCACCGCAGCTTTACCGTTCTGCGGCATCCGCTTCTGCGCGCGCATGAGGTGTTCTGCCATCGCGTCCTGAATGCGGGGCAGGGAAGCTTCCTCCAGCTGCGCCGCACCCTTGTCCGTCGCTATAAACTGCCGTTGCCCGAAGAGGGCACAGAACAGCAGATCGACGCTGCGACCCAGCGCGCCTGCTTTGTCGCGTTCCTTGAATTTCTCAAAGGTAATCTGGCGGGGCAGACGGCGATACGTGTCGATCCGGCGTGGGCTACACAGGCGCAGAATATCCAGGGCTTCGGCGAATTCAGCTTGCCGGATCTGATCCTGCGTGAAGAGGATCTTCAGCAAGAACTTACCGCCCTTGCCCAGCGGGTGGGGTATTCGACAGTGCCGGAGATCAGCGCGCCGGAACCGCGCGGCCCCTTCGCGCTATCCGACATCTACGACGACGCCCTCGAAGCGCTCTGCGCCGATGTCTACCAGCGCGATTACATGATGTTCGGATTTGATCGCTGGCGCTGA